One window of the Streptomyces asoensis genome contains the following:
- the obgE gene encoding GTPase ObgE has product MTTFVDRVELHVAAGNGGHGCASVHREKFKPLGGPDGGNGGRGGDVILVVDQSVTTLLDYHHKPHRNATNGKPGEGGNRSGKDGQDLILPVPDGTVIQDKAGNVLADLVGHGTSYIAAQGGRGGLGNAALSSARRKAPGFALLGVPGDLQDIVLELKTVADVALVGYPSAGKSSLISVLSAAKPKIADYPFTTLVPNLGVVTAGSTVYTIADVPGLIPGASQGKGLGLEFLRHVERCSVLVHVLDTATLESERDPLSDLDIIEEELKQYGGLGNRPRLVVLNKIDVPDGKDLAEMVRPDLEARGYRVFEVSAVAHLGLKELSFALAEMVGAARAAKPKEEATRIVIRPKAVDDTGFTVTLEEDGLFRVRGEKPERWVRQTDFNNDEAVGYLADRLNRLGVEDALMKAGARGGDGVAIGPEDNAVVFDWEPSVTAGAEMLGRRGEDHRFEEPRPATQRRRDKQAERDEATQEFEGFEPF; this is encoded by the coding sequence ATGACCACCTTCGTGGACCGCGTCGAACTGCATGTCGCCGCGGGTAACGGAGGCCACGGCTGTGCCTCCGTCCACCGTGAGAAGTTCAAGCCGCTCGGCGGCCCGGACGGCGGCAACGGCGGCCGTGGCGGCGATGTGATCCTGGTCGTCGACCAGTCGGTCACCACGCTCCTCGACTACCACCACAAGCCCCACCGCAACGCCACGAACGGCAAGCCCGGCGAGGGCGGCAACCGCTCCGGCAAGGACGGCCAGGACCTGATCCTGCCGGTCCCGGACGGCACCGTCATCCAGGACAAGGCCGGCAACGTGCTGGCGGACCTGGTCGGTCACGGCACCTCGTACATCGCCGCCCAGGGCGGTCGCGGCGGCCTCGGCAACGCGGCGCTGTCCTCGGCCCGCCGCAAGGCGCCCGGCTTCGCGCTGCTCGGCGTGCCCGGTGACCTTCAGGACATCGTCCTGGAGCTGAAGACGGTCGCCGACGTGGCCCTCGTCGGCTACCCGAGCGCGGGCAAGTCCTCGCTGATCTCGGTCCTGTCCGCCGCCAAGCCGAAGATCGCGGACTACCCGTTCACGACCCTGGTCCCGAACCTGGGTGTGGTGACGGCCGGCTCCACGGTCTACACGATCGCCGACGTGCCGGGCCTGATCCCGGGCGCCAGCCAGGGCAAGGGCCTCGGTCTGGAGTTCCTGCGCCACGTCGAGCGGTGCAGCGTCCTCGTGCACGTCCTGGACACGGCGACCCTGGAGTCCGAGCGCGACCCGCTCTCCGACCTCGACATCATCGAGGAGGAGCTCAAGCAGTACGGCGGCCTCGGCAACCGGCCGCGGCTCGTGGTGCTGAACAAGATCGACGTACCGGACGGCAAGGACCTCGCCGAGATGGTCCGCCCGGATCTGGAGGCGCGCGGCTACCGCGTCTTCGAGGTGTCCGCGGTCGCCCACCTGGGCCTGAAGGAGCTGTCCTTCGCGCTCGCCGAGATGGTGGGCGCGGCGCGCGCGGCCAAGCCGAAGGAGGAGGCGACCCGGATCGTCATCCGTCCGAAGGCGGTCGACGACACCGGCTTCACGGTCACGCTGGAGGAGGACGGTCTGTTCCGCGTCCGGGGCGAGAAGCCCGAACGCTGGGTGCGCCAGACCGACTTCAACAACGACGAGGCCGTCGGCTATCTCGCCGACCGGCTCAACCGCCTCGGCGTGGAGGACGCGCTGATGAAGGCGGGCGCCCGCGGTGGCGACGGCGTCGCCATCGGCCCCGAGGACAACGCGGTCGTCTTCGACTGGGAGCCGTCGGTGACGGCCGGCGCCGAGATGCTCGGCCGACGGGGCGAGGACCACCGCTTCGAGGAGCCGCGTCCCGCGACCCAGCGCCGCCGGGACAAGCAGGCCGAACGCG
- the rplU gene encoding 50S ribosomal protein L21 produces the protein MYAIVRSGGRQHKVAVGDIVEVDKISTAKVGDTVELSTLLVVDGDAVTSDPWVLAGIKVQAEVVDHHKGVKIDILRYKNKTGYRRRQGHRQQYTAIKVTEIPAAAK, from the coding sequence GTGTACGCCATCGTGCGCAGCGGTGGCCGCCAGCACAAGGTTGCTGTCGGTGACATCGTTGAGGTTGACAAGATTTCCACTGCCAAGGTTGGCGACACGGTCGAGCTCTCGACCCTGCTCGTTGTCGACGGCGACGCTGTGACCAGCGACCCGTGGGTGCTGGCCGGCATCAAGGTCCAGGCCGAGGTCGTGGACCACCACAAGGGCGTCAAGATCGACATCCTTCGCTACAAGAACAAGACCGGTTACCGCCGTCGTCAGGGCCACCGCCAGCAGTACACGGCGATCAAGGTCACTGAGATCCCCGCGGCTGCGAAGTAA
- the rpmA gene encoding 50S ribosomal protein L27 yields the protein MAHKKGASSTRNGRDSNAQRLGVKRFGGQVVNAGEILVRQRGTHFHPGAGVGRGGDDTLFALNAGAVEFGTHRGRKVVNIVPVA from the coding sequence ATGGCACACAAGAAGGGCGCATCGTCCACCCGGAACGGTCGCGACTCCAATGCCCAGCGGCTCGGCGTGAAGCGCTTCGGCGGTCAGGTCGTCAACGCGGGTGAGATCCTGGTCCGCCAGCGCGGCACCCACTTCCACCCCGGTGCGGGCGTCGGCCGTGGCGGCGACGACACGCTGTTCGCGCTGAACGCCGGTGCGGTGGAGTTCGGTACCCACCGTGGCCGCAAGGTCGTGAACATCGTTCCGGTCGCCTGA